The genomic DNA TACTCGGTGGAGTAGCCATAGCCGCCGTGCACCCGCACCGCGTCCAGAGCCACCTCCATGCCCACCTCCGAGGCGAAGAGTTTGGCCATCCCCGCCTCCATGTCGACCCGGGCCCCGGAGTCGAATTTCTCTGCGGCGCTGCCCAGGAGAGCGCGGGCGGCGGAGAGCTTGGTGCCCATGTCGGCGAGCATGTTGCCCACCGATTGGTGTTGCCAGATCGGCTTGCCGAAGCTCTCGCGCTCCTGGGCGTAGCGCAGCGCATCCTCGAAGGCCGCCCGGGCCACACCGGTGGCGCGGGCGGCGACCTGCAGCCGGCCCACCTCCAGGCCCTTCATCATCTGGGCGAAACCGTCCCCTTCGGCGGCCCCCAGCAGTGCGTCGGCGGGCACCCGGCAGTCGGAGAAGTTGAGCTCACAGCTCTCCACTCCCTTGTAGCCGAGCTTGGGCAGATCCTTGGACACCGTGAAGCCCGGCACCTTCTCGACCAGCAGGATCGACACGCCCTTGTGCGCCGGTTGCGCGGCGGGGTCGGTCTTGCACATCAGAGCCACCAGCCCCGCGCGGCGGGCGTTGGTGATCCAGGTTTTGCTGCCGTTGATGACGTAGTCGTCGCCGTCCCGGCGCGCGACGGTCCGCATGGCCTGCAGGTCGGATCCGCCGCCGGGTTCGGTGAGCGCCATGGTGGTGCGTAGCTCGCCGGTGGCCATGCGCGGCAGGTACTTCTGCTTCTGTTCCTCGGTGCCGAACATGACGATCAGCTTGGACACCACGGTGTGACCGCCCATGGCACCCGCCAGGCTCATCCAGCCCCGGGCCAGCTCCTCGGTGACGGCGACGTAGCACGGCATCGAAACCTGACCGAAGCCATAGGGTTCCGGGATGGCCAACCCGAAGATCCCGATCTCCTTCATCATCTCGATGAGTTCCTCGGGGTAGGTGTTGGCGTGCTCGAGCTCGCGCACCACCGGCTTCACCTGCTTCTCGACGAACTCGCGCACCGTGTCCACGAGAGCTTTCTCCTCTGCCGACAGCACCATGCCGCCACCTCCAATCTCCATAGAAAATATTCTATGGAGACGGCAGAACGCAAGGTTTGTGGTGTCTGCACCGCCCCGGACCCGCCTGACGTGGTGAAATCCGTATGTCGATCGAGCAAAGGGGTGTCCGGGTGGTCATGCTGCTGCAGCTCCCTCCTGCCCTTCTCGGGCTCGCCTGGGTCACGATCATCGTCGCCGGCGCGGTCGGTGGGCTGATCCTGTTTCGCCGAGTGGTCCCGCATTCTCGGGTCGAGGCCGCGAATTCCGTCTCCAGCACCGTCTTTCAGCTCGGCAGCGTGTTGTATGCGGTGCTGGTCGCCTTCGTCGTGGTGGTGGTGTGGGAGCAGTTCGGCGAAGCCGAGGACGCCAGCAGGGACGAGGCCACCGCCATCTCCGACCTGTTGCGCGACTCGGCGGCACTGCCGCCGCAGAACCAGGCCGAGGCGCAGAACGCGCTGCTGGCGTACACCCGCCACGTCGTCGACGAGGAATTCCCGCGGATGCGCCACGGGGAGAAGATCTCCGACCAGTCCGACCAACTGACCGCGGTCTGGGAGGTGTACCTGAGGGTGGAACCGCGGACCCGCAATCAGATCGCCTTCTTCGACCACCAGATCGTGCGCCTGAACGACCTGGCCGGCGACCGCAAGGTGCGCACCTCCACCGCCGACGCCCAGGTGCCCGGCGAACTGTGGGTACTGCTGGTGGGCGGCGGCGCGGTGATCCTCACCTTCACGTTCCTGCTGGGTACCCGCGACCTGTTCGTGCACGCGGTCGCCGTGGGACTGACCGCCGCACTGCTCGGATTCGTGCTCTTCCTGGTGTTCGCGTTGGAGCATCCCTTTGTCGGCGAGCTGTCGGTGCCGCCCACCGTGTATGTCGACGTGCTGGAATCCTGGGGGTAGACACTTCTGCGAATCTGCCCACACGCTGTCGGCCATGCCCTAGCGTTCGGCGGGTGACCCTGCGCAATCGGCACGCCGGTGTGCCGTTCACCGACTCCGACGCCCAGATTGCCGCGGCGCTGGAGGATGTGTCGATTCCCGCCCTGCTGCTGTCGTGTGTGCACATGAGCGGCGACCCGGGTCTGCTGGACGGCCCCTTGCGGCCCGCCGGCCTGTTCCTCAACGAGGTGCAGGGTTTCATGAGCGAGGACGCCTTGACAGCCGCCCGTGCACTGGCCCTGGACATCATCTGCGACTACCGCGACCGCGGCTGCCCCGAACCCGCGCCGGTGTCACCCGAGGTACTCAAGCAGATGATGGACTGGCTGGTGTGCGAGGAGGTCTCGCCCGAGTACGTACCCATGCTGCTCGAGGAAATGGAACTCGACGGCCGCGACCAGCGGAACACCGCTCTCGCGAGCAATGCCGCCGATCGAGCCGGTTTCCCTGTGGTCGTCATCGGCGCGGGACAATCCGGGCTGCTGGCCGCCATCCGGCTGCAGCAGGCCGGCATCCCGTACACCGTCCTGGAGAAGAACCCCGGTGTCGGTGGAACATGGTGGGAGAACACCTATCCCGGCGCACGGGTGGATGTCGGCAACCACTTCTACTGCTACAGCTTCGAGCCCGACGATCACTGGACGGAGTTCTTCGCGCGCCAGCCCGAGCTGCAGTCGTACTTCCAGACGGTGATGGACCGCCACGGTGTCGCCGACCATATCCGGTTCGGCACCACGGTGACGCACGCGGAGTGGGAGGACACCACGTCGACGTGGGCCGTCCACCTGGACACCGGCGAGGTGCTCCGGGCCCGTGCGCTGATCAGCGCGGTGGGACAACTGAACTCTCCGCACGTGCCCGGGTTCGACGGCGCGGACACCTTCGCCGGCCCGGCCTTTCACACCGCCCGCTGGGACCACGGCGTCGACCTGGCCGGCAAGGACGTCGTGATGATCGGCGCGGGCGCGTCCGGCTTCCAGGTGGCCCCGGCCATCGCCGAACAGGTGGGCCACCTCACCGTCTTCCAGCGCACCGCGCAGTGGATGTTCCCCAATCCGAATTACCACGCCCCCGTCGGGCCCGGTGTCAGATGGGCGTTGCGGCACTTGCCTTTTTACGGCCGCTGGTACCGATTCCTGATCTTCTGGCCGGGCTGCGACACCGGGCTGGCCGCCGCCAAGGTGGACCCGGACTGGCCTGATCAGCAGACCGCGGTCAGCGCGGTCAACGACATGGCCCGGATGATGTTCACCGAGTGGATCACCAGTCAACTCCCCGACGATCCCGACCTGCAGGCCAAGGTGATCCCCGATTACCCGGCCACCGGTAAGCGCACCCTGCAGGACAACGGCAGCTGGTTGCGCACACTGACCCGTGACAACGTGGAGCTGGTCCGCGGCGCGGTTGCCCGGATCGATCACGACGCCGTGGTGGCTGCCGACGGCACCCGCCACCACGCAGACGTCCTGATCTACGCCACCGGTTTTCGCGTCAACGACATGCTGTCCTCACTGAGCATCAAGGGCCGCAACGGGATCGAACTCCACGACTTCTGGGGCAGCAGGCCGGCGGCCTACCTGGGTATGACGGTGCCCGGCTTCCCGAACTTCTTCTGCCTTTACGGTCCCGGCACCAACCTGGCCAGCGGTGGCAGCCTGATCTTCCACTCGGAATGCGAGATCCGCTACATCATGGGCTGTCTCGACCTCCTGGTGGCGTCCGGGTCACGTCGCATGGAACCCCGGCAGGACCGCTACGACGACTGGTACCGGCGCTGTCAGGAGGAGCTCGCCACGCTGGTGTGGTCACACCCGGCCATCAAGCACAGCTTCTACAAGGACGACGCCGGCCTGGTGCACTCACTGAGCCCGTGGCGACTGGTGGACTACTGGACCTGGACCCGCACCCCGGATGCGGCCGACTACATCCTCGAGTGAAGGTGGTGTGATGCGCTCTGTGCTGATAGAGGCACCCGGGAAGATCGTCGTGGAGACGGTGCCCGACCCCACGCTGCCCGGACCCGACGGGGCTGTGGTGGCGGTGCAGACCACCGCCATCTGCGGGTCCGACCTGCACTTCTACGAGGGTGATTATCCACTGGCACAACCGGTTCCACTGGGACACGAGGCGGTGGGCACCGTTGTCGAGGTGGGCCCCGCAGTACGGTCGGTGCGCACCGGCGACCGGGTGCTGGTGTCGTCGGTGGCCGGGTGCGGGGCCTGCGCCGGGTGCGCGACCGCCGACCCCGTCACCTGCGTGTCCGGACCCCGGATCTTCGGCTCAGGCGCGCTGGGGGGCGCCCAGTCGGAGTTCCTGGCCGTACCCGCAGCCGACTTCCAGCTGCTGCGCATCCCGGACGGGATCGACACCGAGACCGCGCTGCTGCTCACCGACAACCTGGCCACCGGGTGGGCCGGCGCGCAGCGCGCCGACATCCCGGCGGGCGGCACGGTGGCGGTCCTCGGCCTCGGTGCGGTCGGACTGTGCGCGGTGCGCAGTGCCATCGCGGCGGGCGCGGGCACCGTGTTCGCCGTGGACCCGGTGCCCGGACGTCGTGATCGCGCGGCCCGCTGCGGCGCCACCCCGGTGGAACCGTCCGCAGCCGCCGCGGCGGTGTTCGAGGCCACCGGCGGTCGAGCCGCGGCCTCGGTGATCGACGCGGTGGGCAACGACACCACGATGACCGCGGCGCTGAACCTGGTCCGCGCCGGCGGCACGGTGTCGGTGATCGGGGTACACGACCTGAACCCGTTCCCGTTCCCGGCATTGGTGAGCCTGGTGCGCAGCGTGACGTTGCGAATGACGACCGCGCCGGTGCAACGCACCTGGCCGGAGCTCATTCCGATGATCAACGCCGGACGACTGGACACCGCCGGGATCTTCACCGACACACGACCGCTCGGTGACGCGCCGGCGGCCTACGCCGCCGTGGCCGCCCGCAGTGCAGACTGCCTGAAGATCGCCCTCAC from Mycolicibacterium tokaiense includes the following:
- a CDS encoding acyl-CoA dehydrogenase family protein, which codes for MVLSAEEKALVDTVREFVEKQVKPVVRELEHANTYPEELIEMMKEIGIFGLAIPEPYGFGQVSMPCYVAVTEELARGWMSLAGAMGGHTVVSKLIVMFGTEEQKQKYLPRMATGELRTTMALTEPGGGSDLQAMRTVARRDGDDYVINGSKTWITNARRAGLVALMCKTDPAAQPAHKGVSILLVEKVPGFTVSKDLPKLGYKGVESCELNFSDCRVPADALLGAAEGDGFAQMMKGLEVGRLQVAARATGVARAAFEDALRYAQERESFGKPIWQHQSVGNMLADMGTKLSAARALLGSAAEKFDSGARVDMEAGMAKLFASEVGMEVALDAVRVHGGYGYSTEYDVERYFRDAPLMIVGEGTNEIQRGVIAKQLVKRGGLAL
- a CDS encoding DUF4239 domain-containing protein — translated: MSIEQRGVRVVMLLQLPPALLGLAWVTIIVAGAVGGLILFRRVVPHSRVEAANSVSSTVFQLGSVLYAVLVAFVVVVVWEQFGEAEDASRDEATAISDLLRDSAALPPQNQAEAQNALLAYTRHVVDEEFPRMRHGEKISDQSDQLTAVWEVYLRVEPRTRNQIAFFDHQIVRLNDLAGDRKVRTSTADAQVPGELWVLLVGGGAVILTFTFLLGTRDLFVHAVAVGLTAALLGFVLFLVFALEHPFVGELSVPPTVYVDVLESWG
- a CDS encoding flavin-containing monooxygenase, which codes for MRNRHAGVPFTDSDAQIAAALEDVSIPALLLSCVHMSGDPGLLDGPLRPAGLFLNEVQGFMSEDALTAARALALDIICDYRDRGCPEPAPVSPEVLKQMMDWLVCEEVSPEYVPMLLEEMELDGRDQRNTALASNAADRAGFPVVVIGAGQSGLLAAIRLQQAGIPYTVLEKNPGVGGTWWENTYPGARVDVGNHFYCYSFEPDDHWTEFFARQPELQSYFQTVMDRHGVADHIRFGTTVTHAEWEDTTSTWAVHLDTGEVLRARALISAVGQLNSPHVPGFDGADTFAGPAFHTARWDHGVDLAGKDVVMIGAGASGFQVAPAIAEQVGHLTVFQRTAQWMFPNPNYHAPVGPGVRWALRHLPFYGRWYRFLIFWPGCDTGLAAAKVDPDWPDQQTAVSAVNDMARMMFTEWITSQLPDDPDLQAKVIPDYPATGKRTLQDNGSWLRTLTRDNVELVRGAVARIDHDAVVAADGTRHHADVLIYATGFRVNDMLSSLSIKGRNGIELHDFWGSRPAAYLGMTVPGFPNFFCLYGPGTNLASGGSLIFHSECEIRYIMGCLDLLVASGSRRMEPRQDRYDDWYRRCQEELATLVWSHPAIKHSFYKDDAGLVHSLSPWRLVDYWTWTRTPDAADYILE
- a CDS encoding alcohol dehydrogenase catalytic domain-containing protein, which encodes MRSVLIEAPGKIVVETVPDPTLPGPDGAVVAVQTTAICGSDLHFYEGDYPLAQPVPLGHEAVGTVVEVGPAVRSVRTGDRVLVSSVAGCGACAGCATADPVTCVSGPRIFGSGALGGAQSEFLAVPAADFQLLRIPDGIDTETALLLTDNLATGWAGAQRADIPAGGTVAVLGLGAVGLCAVRSAIAAGAGTVFAVDPVPGRRDRAARCGATPVEPSAAAAAVFEATGGRAAASVIDAVGNDTTMTAALNLVRAGGTVSVIGVHDLNPFPFPALVSLVRSVTLRMTTAPVQRTWPELIPMINAGRLDTAGIFTDTRPLGDAPAAYAAVAARSADCLKIALTI